The genomic stretch GCGGCGCGGCCCGAGACGGCCGTCATCGTGCTCTCCCAGTTCCTCGACGCCTCCTACGCCCTCGACCTGGTAGGGGACGACCCGAGCGGAGTGGGCTACCTCCTCAAGGAGAAGGTGGCGAGCCCGCAGATCCTGATCGACGCCATCGAGCGGGTCGTCGCGCGTGACTCGGCGCTCGACCCCGACGTGATCTCAGCCCTGCTCGGACGCAAGCGTCCCGAGGATCCGCTGGCCGCGCTGACGCCGAAGGAACGGGAGGTCCTGGCGCTGATGGCCGAGGGCCACTCCAACACGGGGATCTCCCAGAAGCTCTTCGTGAGCGTCGCCGCCGTGGAACGCCATGTGACCGGCATCTTCATGAAACTGGGGCTCAGTCAGACGGCTTCCGGGCAGCACCGGCGCGTGCTGGCGGTGCTGCGCTACCTCGGCCAGTAGCCGCCACGTCCGGATGGCCCGATGTCAGGGCGCGGAGCGGGTGAACAGGCTCCGCAGATCGGCGTCGAACAGCCGGTCCTTGGCGACGAAGGACGCGATTCCCGCGCGGCGCAGTTCCTCCTGCGACC from Streptomyces davaonensis JCM 4913 encodes the following:
- a CDS encoding response regulator transcription factor, which codes for MSQPLRAVLGEDQPIVREGVMTILRRAGIDVVEAVEDAVDLVRATEEHLPDVVITDIRMPPGLQDDGLRAAQKIRAARPETAVIVLSQFLDASYALDLVGDDPSGVGYLLKEKVASPQILIDAIERVVARDSALDPDVISALLGRKRPEDPLAALTPKEREVLALMAEGHSNTGISQKLFVSVAAVERHVTGIFMKLGLSQTASGQHRRVLAVLRYLGQ